A single region of the Corallococcus silvisoli genome encodes:
- a CDS encoding helix-turn-helix domain-containing protein → MSTPKTQTEWKLAALAEEVGVSARTVRYYVQRGLLPAPPFKGPDTVYGEEHRVRLKAIRVLQARFMPLDAIQVELQRLSPEELLRLAETPVGPVTLPEAPPPPPPRRPGKDPTVEVARYQRWLLAPGLELHVSEQAEAKVRALAERVRALIQESEEGTQS, encoded by the coding sequence GTGAGCACGCCCAAGACACAGACCGAATGGAAGCTGGCCGCGTTGGCGGAGGAGGTGGGGGTCTCCGCGCGCACGGTCCGCTACTACGTCCAGCGGGGCCTCCTGCCCGCGCCGCCCTTCAAGGGGCCGGACACCGTGTACGGCGAGGAGCACCGGGTGCGGCTCAAGGCCATCCGGGTGCTCCAGGCGCGGTTCATGCCGCTGGACGCCATCCAGGTGGAGCTCCAGCGGCTGTCGCCGGAGGAGCTGCTCCGGCTGGCGGAGACGCCCGTGGGGCCCGTGACGCTGCCGGAAGCACCGCCCCCGCCGCCCCCGCGGCGCCCGGGCAAAGACCCGACGGTGGAGGTGGCGCGTTACCAGCGCTGGCTCCTGGCGCCGGGGTTGGAATTGCACGTGTCGGAGCAGGCGGAAGCGAAGGTCCGGGCGCTGGCGGAGCGGGTGCGCGCCCTCATTCAGGAGTCCGAGGAAGGAACGCAGTCATGA
- a CDS encoding peptidylprolyl isomerase, with the protein MANTKVFFDMSIGGQPAGRIVMELFSDDVPKTAENFRALCTGEKGIGRSGKPLHYKGSSFHRVIPQFMCQGGDFTAGNGTGGESIYGEKFADENFKHKHTGEGFLSMANAGRNTNGSQFFLTTIPTPWLDGKHVVFGKVVEGMDVVKKIEGVGSQSGATRQPVKIEDSGQL; encoded by the coding sequence ATGGCAAACACCAAGGTCTTCTTCGACATGTCGATTGGTGGCCAGCCCGCCGGCCGCATCGTGATGGAGCTGTTCTCCGACGACGTTCCCAAGACCGCCGAGAACTTCCGCGCCCTGTGCACGGGCGAGAAGGGCATTGGCCGCAGCGGCAAGCCGCTGCACTACAAGGGCTCGTCCTTCCACCGCGTCATCCCGCAGTTCATGTGCCAGGGCGGCGACTTCACCGCCGGCAACGGCACGGGCGGCGAGTCCATCTACGGTGAGAAGTTCGCGGACGAGAACTTCAAGCACAAGCACACCGGCGAGGGCTTCCTGTCCATGGCGAACGCGGGCCGCAACACCAACGGCTCGCAGTTCTTCCTCACCACCATTCCGACGCCGTGGCTCGACGGCAAGCACGTCGTCTTCGGCAAGGTCGTCGAAGGCATGGACGTGGTGAAGAAGATCGAGGGCGTGGGCAGCCAGTCCGGCGCGACGCGCCAGCCCGTGAAGATCGAGGACAGCGGCCAGCTGTAA
- a CDS encoding DUF2721 domain-containing protein translates to MNVGMAGLDPSSIQLIGTAVTPAVMVSGCGILATGLDNQISRITARMRDMVREWRTLPEGHARRALLREEVAIMDRRHAILARAIGFTYAALLAFVVTSLLYLLRRSVPVPEELPVLSFSLGVGLLGSTAVLALASLRLSRRAITLEREDLFRDGPPGA, encoded by the coding sequence ATGAACGTCGGCATGGCGGGGTTGGACCCTTCGTCCATCCAGCTCATCGGGACGGCGGTGACGCCCGCGGTGATGGTGTCCGGGTGCGGCATCCTGGCGACCGGGCTGGACAACCAGATTTCGCGCATCACCGCCCGCATGCGGGACATGGTCCGTGAATGGCGCACGCTGCCAGAGGGGCACGCGCGCCGGGCGCTCCTGCGCGAGGAGGTGGCCATCATGGACCGGCGCCACGCCATCCTCGCGCGGGCCATCGGCTTCACCTACGCGGCGCTCCTGGCCTTCGTGGTGACGTCGCTGCTGTACCTGCTGCGCCGCAGCGTCCCGGTGCCGGAGGAGCTGCCGGTGCTGTCCTTCTCCCTGGGCGTGGGCCTGCTGGGCTCCACGGCGGTGCTGGCGCTGGCCTCGCTGCGCCTGAGCCGCCGCGCCATCACGCTGGAGCGCGAGGACCTCTTCCGAGACGGCCCTCCCGGCGCCTGA
- a CDS encoding slipin family protein gives MNNLFGALGLIIPLGLLFLLFVSGVRIVTEYQNGVVFRLGRFVGLKRAGFRWLIPFIERMVIIDLRTVARDVPPQDVITKDNVSVKVNAVVYFRVIQADRAVLQVEDYLYATSQIAQTTLRAILGQVELDDLLSQRERINHELQQVLDARTGPWGIKVSNVEVKHIDLPLEMQRAIARQAEAERERRAKIIAAEGEHQAAEKLAQAADVLSRNPATLQLRYLQTLVEITGGGNHTILPIPLELLRAFGAVPARPFRPEEARDEEDEDASHGLS, from the coding sequence ATGAACAATCTGTTCGGCGCCCTGGGGCTGATCATCCCGCTGGGCCTGTTGTTCCTCCTCTTCGTCTCCGGCGTGCGCATCGTCACCGAGTACCAGAACGGCGTCGTGTTCCGGCTGGGCCGCTTCGTGGGCCTCAAGCGCGCGGGCTTCCGCTGGCTCATCCCCTTCATCGAACGGATGGTCATCATCGACCTGCGCACCGTGGCGCGCGACGTGCCCCCGCAGGACGTCATCACCAAGGACAACGTCAGCGTGAAGGTCAACGCCGTCGTCTACTTCCGCGTCATCCAGGCGGACCGGGCCGTGCTCCAGGTGGAGGACTACCTCTACGCCACCAGCCAGATCGCCCAGACCACGCTGCGCGCCATCCTGGGCCAGGTGGAGCTGGATGATTTGCTGTCCCAGCGCGAGCGCATCAACCATGAGCTCCAGCAGGTGCTGGACGCGCGCACCGGCCCGTGGGGCATCAAGGTCTCCAACGTGGAGGTGAAGCACATCGACCTGCCCCTGGAGATGCAGCGGGCCATCGCGCGGCAGGCCGAGGCCGAACGCGAGCGCCGCGCGAAGATCATCGCCGCGGAGGGCGAACACCAGGCCGCCGAGAAGCTCGCCCAGGCCGCCGACGTGCTCAGCCGCAACCCCGCCACGCTCCAGCTGCGCTACCTGCAGACGCTGGTCGAAATCACCGGCGGCGGAAACCACACCATCCTGCCCATCCCGCTGGAGCTGCTGCGCGCGTTCGGCGCGGTGCCCGCGCGGCCCTTCCGCCCGGAGGAGGCCCGCGACGAGGAGGACGAGGACGCGTCCCACGGCCTCTCCTGA